Proteins co-encoded in one Montipora capricornis isolate CH-2021 chromosome 12, ASM3666992v2, whole genome shotgun sequence genomic window:
- the LOC138025743 gene encoding uncharacterized protein, which yields MRRFAPNALRSGGRTRIEGPLTTKVTNQLRLHWERQAEKCAEVEKDRVAFNLHLNQEVLLECRGRLQGDYPMYLTETSLYSQRIVEESHLQTLHGGVGLPMNKVQSRYWIPKLRRQVKKVRRNCHGCKRFQAMAYAAPPPGCLPTTRTEGVNPFQVMGVDYACPLRYRMLRQRERKAYVLLYACSFYERVYLDLFPSLETEEYLRSLKKFIGRRGRPERIYSGNGRTLNLS from the coding sequence ATGCGAAGATTTGCGCCCAACGCTCTCCGCAGCGGAGGTCGGACGCGCATAGAGGGACCGCTGACAACCAAAGTGACAAATCAGCTCAGACTTCATTGGGAAAGGCAGGCTGAGAAGTGTGCTGAAGTTGAAAAGGATCGAGTGGCGTTTAACTTACATTTAAATCAGGAGGTCCTACTTGAATGTCGGGGCCGATTGCAAGGAGACTACCCAATGTATTTAACAGAAACCAGTCTTTATTCCCAGCGAATCGTGGAAGAATCCCACCTTCAAACTTTGCATGGGGGAGTGGGACTACCAATGAATAAAGTCCAAAGCCGATACTGGATCCCTAAGCTGAGGAGGCAGGTGAAGAAAGTTCGCCGAAACTGCCATGGATGCAAAAGATTTCAGGCGATGGCATACGCTGCCCCACCACCTGGATGCCTCCCAACCACCCGTACCGAAGGCGTTAACCCATTTCAAGTGATGGGGGTCGACTACGCTTGTCCACTGCGATATCGCATGTTAAGACAACGAGAACGAAAGGCGTATGTTCTGTTATATGCCTGCAGTTTTTACGAGAGGGTCTACCTGGATCTCTTCCCAAGTTTGGAAACAGAGGAGTACTTGAGGAGTTTGAAGAAGTTCATCGGGAGGCGCG